In the Chroococcidiopsis sp. SAG 2025 genome, one interval contains:
- a CDS encoding polyribonucleotide nucleotidyltransferase, translating to MVEMDRSISFDGRDIRLRVGMLAPQAGGAVLIQSGDTAVLVTATRSTAREGIDFLPLTVDYEERLYAVGRIPGGFLRREGRPPEKAILTSRLIDRPLRPLFPGWLRDDLQVVATTLAMDELVPPDVLAVTGASMAVMLAQIPFNGPMAAVRVGLVGDDFIINPTYAEIKAGDLDLVVAGTPDGVIMVEAGANQLSEQDMVEAIDFGYEAVRDLIAAQQDFLKELGVEPPQVTPPEVDSTLTDFIRDRAQTQIKQILSQFELDKNSRDAALDEVKAAVAEAIAELPEEDPVKVITTTESKALGNTFKDLTKQLMRRQIIEDGVRVDGRKLDEVRPVSCRVDVLPKRVHGSGLFNRGLTQVLSTCTLGTPGDAQNLSDDLQEDLEKRYIHHYNFPPFSVGETKPLRAPGRREIGHGALAERAILPVLPSKADFPYVIRVVSEVLSSNGSTSMGSVCGSTLSLMDAGVPILKPVSGAAMGLIKEGSEVRVLTDIQGIEDFLGDMDFKVAGTDTGITALQMDMKISGLPIETIEQAIDQARPARMHILEKMLQAIDQPRSEMSAFAPRLLTIKIEQDLIGMIIGPGGKTIKGITEETGAKIDIEDDGTVTISAVDESKAKKARNIIQGMTRKLQEGEVYAGRVTRIIPIGAFVEFLPGKEGMIHISQLADYRVGKVEDEVTVGDEVIVKVREIDGKGRINLTRLGIHPDQAAAAREAAVK from the coding sequence ATGGTAGAGATGGATAGGTCAATATCCTTCGATGGAAGGGATATTCGACTTAGAGTAGGTATGTTAGCCCCTCAAGCTGGGGGAGCAGTGTTAATTCAATCAGGCGATACGGCAGTTTTAGTTACCGCAACCCGAAGTACAGCCAGAGAAGGCATTGATTTTCTTCCCCTGACGGTAGATTATGAAGAAAGACTCTACGCTGTCGGTCGAATTCCAGGTGGTTTCTTGCGGCGTGAAGGTCGCCCGCCAGAAAAGGCAATCCTGACTAGCCGCTTGATCGATCGTCCCTTGCGTCCGCTGTTTCCTGGTTGGCTGCGGGACGATCTGCAAGTCGTGGCGACGACTCTGGCAATGGATGAGTTAGTTCCGCCGGACGTGCTAGCGGTAACGGGTGCATCGATGGCGGTGATGCTAGCGCAAATTCCTTTTAATGGACCAATGGCAGCCGTGCGCGTCGGCTTGGTAGGAGATGATTTTATTATTAATCCTACCTATGCTGAAATTAAGGCAGGCGATTTAGATTTGGTCGTGGCGGGTACTCCAGACGGCGTAATTATGGTGGAAGCTGGAGCTAACCAGCTATCAGAACAGGATATGGTTGAGGCGATCGATTTCGGCTACGAAGCCGTGCGAGACTTGATCGCTGCTCAACAAGACTTTCTCAAAGAGTTAGGGGTCGAACCGCCACAAGTCACGCCGCCAGAAGTAGATTCTACTTTAACAGACTTCATCCGCGATCGCGCCCAAACTCAAATCAAACAAATTCTTTCGCAGTTTGAGCTTGACAAAAACAGCCGCGATGCTGCCCTCGATGAAGTCAAAGCAGCTGTTGCCGAGGCGATCGCCGAACTGCCAGAAGAAGATCCGGTAAAGGTTATTACGACTACCGAAAGCAAAGCACTGGGTAACACTTTCAAAGATTTGACCAAGCAATTAATGCGACGGCAAATTATTGAAGATGGCGTGCGGGTTGATGGGCGCAAACTAGACGAAGTACGCCCTGTTTCCTGTAGAGTTGATGTTTTACCCAAGCGGGTTCACGGTAGCGGGTTGTTCAATCGCGGTCTCACGCAGGTTCTCTCGACTTGTACCCTGGGAACACCAGGCGATGCTCAAAACCTGTCTGACGATCTGCAAGAAGACCTAGAAAAACGCTATATCCATCACTACAACTTTCCACCCTTCTCGGTTGGGGAAACAAAACCTCTGCGCGCCCCAGGTCGGCGTGAAATCGGTCACGGAGCGCTAGCAGAACGCGCCATCCTGCCCGTTTTACCATCCAAAGCTGATTTTCCCTACGTCATCCGCGTAGTATCAGAAGTCCTTTCTTCTAACGGTTCTACGTCGATGGGTTCGGTTTGCGGTTCCACTCTTTCCTTGATGGATGCAGGCGTTCCGATTCTCAAACCCGTGAGTGGGGCGGCGATGGGACTAATTAAAGAAGGCTCCGAAGTCCGCGTCCTGACTGATATTCAGGGGATTGAGGATTTTTTAGGCGACATGGACTTTAAAGTGGCTGGGACAGACACGGGAATTACTGCCCTGCAAATGGACATGAAAATTTCTGGGCTACCCATAGAAACGATCGAACAAGCCATTGACCAAGCGCGTCCCGCACGGATGCACATTCTCGAAAAAATGCTTCAGGCGATCGACCAGCCGCGCAGCGAAATGTCAGCCTTTGCCCCGCGTCTGCTGACAATTAAGATCGAGCAAGATCTCATCGGCATGATTATCGGACCTGGTGGCAAGACAATTAAAGGGATCACCGAAGAAACTGGAGCCAAAATCGATATTGAAGACGATGGCACGGTGACTATCTCTGCAGTGGATGAGAGCAAGGCGAAAAAAGCTCGTAACATCATCCAGGGAATGACCCGCAAGCTACAAGAAGGAGAAGTTTACGCTGGTCGCGTGACTCGAATTATTCCCATTGGCGCGTTTGTGGAATTTTTGCCTGGAAAAGAAGGCATGATCCACATTTCTCAACTGGCTGACTATCGTGTAGGGAAAGTTGAAGACGAAGTTACAGTTGGTGATGAAGTGATTGTCAAAGTCAGAGAGATCGATGGCAAAGGTCGGATCAATCTGACTCGCTTGGGCATTCATCCCGACCAAGCAGCCGCAGCGCGAGAAGCAGCGGTGAAGTAG
- a CDS encoding EAL domain-containing protein, with translation METELRRAIERQEFRIHYQPIISLQTGRIVGFEALIRWQHPNRGLVYPTEFMSIAEEIGLGLALDRWVLREACRQLQQWQEQFLSSPADEESAASDSSRAIQSLTINVNLGSPQFGQAELLQHINQVLQETDLDASSLQLEITENAIMQNHEAASAMLSQLGAMGIRLLVDDFGTGYSSLGRLHRFAIDMLKIDRSFVSNIGTSAVSLEITETIVTLAQKLDVDVTAEGVETAEQLARLRELNCGYGQGYFFSMPLEASAAEALIVTNPRW, from the coding sequence ATGGAAACGGAGCTGCGACGAGCGATTGAGCGTCAGGAGTTTCGGATTCACTATCAGCCAATAATATCGCTGCAAACTGGTAGAATTGTAGGCTTTGAGGCGCTAATACGCTGGCAGCATCCAAATCGAGGTCTTGTTTACCCAACCGAGTTCATGTCCATTGCAGAAGAAATCGGGCTAGGTCTTGCTCTAGATCGGTGGGTGCTGCGGGAAGCTTGTCGCCAGCTCCAACAGTGGCAAGAGCAATTCTTATCTAGCCCAGCCGACGAGGAAAGCGCCGCGAGTGATTCCTCAAGAGCAATCCAATCCTTAACCATTAACGTCAATCTTGGTAGTCCTCAGTTTGGGCAAGCTGAGCTGCTACAGCACATCAACCAAGTCCTACAGGAGACCGATCTAGATGCGTCTAGTCTACAGCTAGAGATTACAGAAAATGCGATTATGCAGAATCATGAAGCGGCAAGTGCCATGCTCTCACAACTCGGAGCTATGGGAATTCGGCTGCTCGTTGACGACTTTGGCACTGGCTATTCATCTTTAGGTCGTCTTCACCGCTTTGCGATCGATATGTTAAAAATCGATCGCTCTTTTGTTAGCAATATCGGGACTAGTGCGGTCAGTCTAGAAATCACTGAAACAATCGTGACGCTTGCCCAAAAGCTTGACGTAGACGTGACAGCAGAAGGAGTAGAAACAGCAGAGCAATTAGCCCGGTTGAGAGAGTTAAACTGTGGATACGGACAGGGATATTTTTTCTCTATGCCACTAGAAGCGTCAGCAGCAGAGGCATTGATCGTGACAAATCCACGGTGGTGA
- a CDS encoding diguanylate cyclase domain-containing protein produces MAVYVLAGLGLEELAAVFDTAAAISPWEPSAGLHFVLLLGFGLRYTPELLLIPLLHMLVVSPLNIAPLYVLLCAIWIMLGYSLASALLLHKLHIDPYLRRFRDVFSFAIVTFITSLVVSGLYVTTLAAASSLSWSQWTVQVIREWAGEATGIAMLAPPLLLLLRIVSEAKWQVTQERPTQQIHPDRLRSQTVLECSTDLIALIVAIWLGYGFPPGLSLEYSYFVFLPLIWIAVRHGFERAVLAVLVINIGVTLLVYIRSGNNTLALQFCLMTVSYTGLLVGAAVTERQRVEASLRESQQQYQNLYDSAPDSYASIAVNGIIRSINQIGADFLGYRKQELIGRPIWLTIYQPDWQLAQQWLDRVLRERLVTSENELRKIRKDGSVVWVRERSQLLFDEDGMPTELHVICRDITERKHAEEQLLHNVFHDALTGLPNRSLFMNRLERAVEHSKRDEDYLFAVLFLDLDRFKVINDSLGHTLGDEFLIAIARRLEACIRPTDTAARLGGDEFTILLEDIDDIGDTIQVAERIQAQLTLPFNLGGQEVFTTASIGIVLRTTSNNQPEDLLRDADIAMYRAKSLGKARYEIFNPEMRNRAVAACRWKRSCDERLSVRSFGFTISQ; encoded by the coding sequence GTGGCGGTTTACGTTTTAGCTGGGCTAGGTCTAGAAGAATTAGCCGCTGTCTTTGACACGGCGGCAGCGATCAGCCCTTGGGAACCATCAGCCGGACTTCACTTCGTGCTTTTGTTGGGGTTTGGTCTGCGCTATACTCCTGAGTTGCTGCTCATCCCGTTGCTACATATGTTAGTGGTGAGTCCACTAAACATTGCTCCGTTATACGTGTTGCTCTGTGCTATCTGGATAATGCTAGGCTACAGTCTAGCCAGTGCTTTGTTGCTGCACAAGTTACATATCGATCCATACCTCCGCCGTTTTCGTGACGTTTTTAGCTTTGCTATTGTCACTTTTATTACATCGCTCGTAGTTTCTGGGCTATATGTAACGACGTTAGCGGCAGCTAGCAGTCTTTCTTGGTCTCAATGGACGGTACAAGTCATCCGCGAATGGGCTGGAGAGGCTACTGGCATTGCAATGTTAGCGCCGCCGCTTTTGCTTTTGTTACGCATAGTATCTGAGGCTAAGTGGCAGGTTACTCAAGAAAGACCGACGCAGCAGATCCACCCAGATCGGTTGAGGAGTCAAACGGTACTGGAGTGCAGCACAGATCTGATTGCTTTAATTGTCGCCATCTGGCTCGGCTATGGATTTCCGCCAGGATTATCTTTAGAGTACAGCTATTTTGTGTTTTTGCCGTTGATTTGGATTGCTGTGCGGCATGGATTCGAGCGAGCAGTGCTGGCAGTTTTAGTCATCAATATTGGTGTCACGCTTCTGGTTTACATTCGCTCTGGGAATAATACATTAGCCTTACAGTTTTGCTTGATGACAGTTTCATACACGGGTTTGCTTGTGGGTGCTGCGGTTACAGAACGCCAGCGAGTAGAAGCGTCACTGCGAGAGAGTCAGCAACAATATCAAAATTTGTACGATTCTGCTCCCGATTCCTATGCCTCGATCGCAGTTAATGGAATTATTAGATCGATCAATCAGATTGGTGCCGATTTTCTAGGCTACCGCAAACAAGAGTTGATCGGCAGACCAATTTGGCTGACGATTTACCAACCTGATTGGCAATTGGCTCAACAATGGTTGGATAGAGTTTTGAGGGAAAGGTTGGTCACTAGTGAAAATGAACTACGAAAAATTCGTAAAGATGGGTCGGTTGTATGGGTTCGCGAACGCAGCCAACTGCTATTTGACGAAGATGGAATGCCTACGGAGTTGCACGTAATTTGTCGAGATATTACAGAGCGCAAGCACGCAGAGGAGCAACTGCTACACAATGTGTTTCACGATGCCCTCACAGGTCTACCCAATCGATCTTTATTCATGAATCGCCTAGAGCGTGCGGTGGAACATAGTAAACGAGATGAAGATTATCTTTTTGCTGTCCTCTTCCTTGACTTAGATCGTTTTAAGGTCATAAATGATAGTCTTGGGCATACACTTGGGGACGAATTTCTCATTGCTATTGCTAGAAGACTAGAAGCTTGCATACGTCCTACAGATACGGCGGCGAGACTTGGGGGAGATGAATTCACAATCTTGCTTGAGGATATTGATGACATCGGCGACACTATCCAAGTCGCAGAACGGATACAGGCCCAACTGACATTGCCCTTCAATTTAGGCGGGCAAGAGGTATTTACTACAGCAAGTATTGGCATTGTCCTGAGAACGACAAGTAACAACCAGCCAGAAGACCTACTGCGCGACGCTGACATCGCTATGTACCGAGCCAAGAGCTTAGGTAAAGCGCGATACGAGATCTTCAACCCAGAGATGCGCAATCGCGCCGTCGCAGCTTGCAGATGGAAACGGAGCTGCGACGAGCGATTGAGCGTCAGGAGTTTCGGATTCACTATCAGCCAATAA
- a CDS encoding gamma-glutamylcyclotransferase, which yields MILTRAYLESGLLQKAIAQSSLGKHLLSEAELQASIQQTLARQKPNSDIWLFAYGSLIWNPIFHFAEYRTGTIYGLHRRFCLWTPLGRGTPDNPGLVLGLDRGGSCRGIAYRIAAAHVMSELTIVWRREMIVGSYVPTWVKFYHDKQVVEAIAFVVNRHRSGYAGNISFDATVDTLATAKGELGSSADYLFQTVDGLNSVGIKDKPLLCLRDRVIAKQQKI from the coding sequence ATGATTCTCACCCGCGCCTATCTCGAATCAGGGCTGCTACAAAAAGCGATCGCTCAATCTAGTTTGGGAAAACACCTGCTGAGCGAGGCAGAGTTGCAGGCATCTATTCAACAAACTTTAGCGCGACAAAAACCCAATTCTGATATTTGGTTGTTTGCATACGGTTCTCTGATTTGGAACCCAATTTTTCATTTTGCTGAATATCGCACTGGGACGATTTACGGTTTGCATCGCCGTTTTTGCCTCTGGACTCCTCTCGGTCGCGGTACGCCGGATAATCCTGGTTTGGTTTTGGGACTCGATCGCGGTGGTAGTTGTCGCGGCATTGCCTACAGAATCGCTGCGGCTCATGTCATGTCGGAATTAACGATCGTCTGGCGGCGAGAAATGATTGTTGGTTCCTACGTCCCTACTTGGGTCAAGTTTTATCACGATAAGCAAGTTGTAGAGGCGATCGCGTTTGTTGTCAATCGACATCGTTCGGGTTACGCGGGTAATATTTCTTTTGACGCTACTGTTGATACTCTTGCCACTGCTAAGGGAGAACTCGGTTCTAGTGCTGATTATTTGTTTCAAACTGTGGACGGATTAAATAGTGTCGGAATTAAGGATAAGCCGCTTTTATGTTTGCGCGATCGCGTGATTGCTAAGCAGCAAAAAATTTAA
- a CDS encoding IS4 family transposase codes for MEQAIAKTKVCEQRKRSLPAQLVICLVIAMSLWSRDSMRDVLKNLIDGLSEAWVKVGKYWRVFCKSAITQARQRLSPRVMSQLFHQLVRPMASTDTKGAFLNGLRIVVIDRTCFDLPDSDENARVFGRPSSRPGTQAAFPKLRLVILVEAGTHLIFDALMCPYRIGERVRALRLLRSVSSGMLLMWDRGLHSYAMVQATVTTGSDYLGRIPANVKFLCEEPLADGSYLSWIYPPAKFRSKACQPIQVRVIEYTIGNTDNPEEQLRYRLITSLLELEKFPAQLLAIEYHQRWEVENTIDELKVHLSGRKTHIRSQKPREVVQEVYGWLLGHWAVRLLMFQAAKSAGITPLRLSFTGTLRVIRRAIPKFQRLQSQELPFF; via the coding sequence ATCGAGCAAGCGATCGCTAAAACTAAAGTTTGTGAACAACGTAAACGCTCGTTACCAGCACAATTGGTAATTTGTTTGGTAATTGCGATGAGTCTGTGGTCACGAGATTCGATGAGAGATGTGCTGAAAAACTTAATTGATGGGCTGAGCGAAGCATGGGTGAAAGTGGGGAAATACTGGCGAGTTTTTTGTAAATCAGCAATAACGCAAGCCCGACAACGATTAAGTCCAAGGGTGATGAGTCAATTGTTCCATCAACTGGTGCGACCAATGGCTAGCACCGATACCAAAGGAGCATTTCTCAATGGATTGCGAATTGTGGTAATTGATCGGACTTGCTTCGATCTGCCAGACAGCGATGAAAATGCGAGAGTTTTTGGTCGTCCGAGCAGCCGTCCTGGCACACAAGCCGCATTTCCCAAACTGCGATTAGTCATTTTGGTAGAAGCAGGAACACATTTAATCTTTGATGCATTGATGTGTCCATATCGAATAGGAGAACGAGTGCGGGCATTAAGATTATTACGCTCCGTGAGTTCAGGGATGTTGTTGATGTGGGACAGAGGGTTACATTCTTATGCAATGGTGCAAGCAACTGTCACAACTGGTAGCGATTATTTAGGAAGAATTCCCGCAAATGTCAAGTTTTTGTGCGAAGAACCACTGGCGGATGGTTCTTATCTGAGTTGGATTTATCCACCTGCTAAATTCCGCTCAAAAGCTTGCCAGCCCATACAAGTCCGAGTGATTGAATACACAATTGGTAATACCGACAACCCAGAGGAACAACTAAGATATCGCTTAATTACCAGCTTATTGGAATTGGAGAAATTTCCGGCTCAACTACTGGCGATTGAATATCATCAACGCTGGGAAGTAGAAAATACTATTGATGAACTCAAAGTACATTTATCAGGACGAAAAACTCATATTCGCTCTCAAAAACCGCGTGAAGTTGTGCAGGAAGTTTACGGGTGGTTGTTAGGACACTGGGCTGTGCGGTTATTGATGTTTCAAGCTGCAAAGAGCGCGGGTATCACTCCTTTGCGTCTGAGTTTCACTGGGACATTGCGAGTTATTCGTCGTGCTATCCCGAAATTTCAACGCTTGCAATCACAAGAACTCCCCTTTTTTTAA
- a CDS encoding Uma2 family endonuclease: MTTATRRLTLEEYLNYDDGTDNRYELVAGELVAVPPESPQNVQISLFLLTQFLRFVPIVQLSNKVESVVSGFRSTTRIPDLVVLTEELATILQGATRSTITSDMPPPALVVEVVSPGKINADRDYRYKRSEYAARGIAEYWIVDPQLDRVTVLTLVEGLYEENVFEGNSAIASIAFPQLHLIAGQILSTDN, translated from the coding sequence ATGACTACAGCCACCAGAAGACTGACTCTTGAAGAATATCTCAACTACGATGACGGCACGGACAATCGATACGAACTGGTGGCAGGAGAGTTAGTAGCAGTGCCACCAGAAAGTCCTCAAAACGTCCAAATCTCGCTGTTTTTGCTGACTCAGTTTCTCCGGTTCGTTCCGATCGTCCAATTAAGCAACAAAGTTGAGAGTGTTGTCAGTGGTTTCCGTTCTACTACCCGCATCCCCGATTTAGTTGTGTTGACAGAGGAACTAGCAACCATCTTACAAGGCGCAACGAGATCGACTATTACTTCAGATATGCCACCACCAGCATTAGTTGTTGAAGTTGTCTCCCCTGGCAAAATTAACGCAGATCGAGATTACCGCTACAAGCGGTCGGAATATGCAGCCAGAGGAATTGCTGAATATTGGATTGTCGATCCGCAGCTCGATCGAGTTACGGTGCTAACGCTGGTGGAGGGACTTTACGAAGAAAATGTGTTTGAAGGAAATAGTGCGATCGCATCTATCGCTTTTCCTCAACTTCACTTAATCGCAGGACAAATCCTCAGCACTGACAACTGA
- the galE gene encoding UDP-glucose 4-epimerase GalE yields MSSVKPTILVTGGAGYIGSHAVLALKRAGYGVVVLDNLVYGHRDLVEQVLQVDLIVGDINDRPLLDELFAKYDIAAVMHFSAYAYVGESVTTPDKYYRNNVVATLTLLEAMQAASIDKFVFSSTCATYGVPKTVPIPEDHPQSPINPYGATKLMVERILADFDVAYGFKSVCFRYFNAAGADPTGLLGEDHDPETHLIPLVLQTALGKRQSVSIFGTDYDTPDGTCIRDYIHVSDLADAHILGVEYLLQGGDSTIFNLGNGNGFSVREIIDTAKQVTGREIKVVESDRRAGDPPALVGSGEKARKILGWNPQYPEIDKIISHAWNWHQKRHA; encoded by the coding sequence ATGTCGTCTGTAAAACCTACAATCTTAGTTACTGGTGGAGCGGGATATATTGGTTCCCATGCAGTATTAGCACTCAAACGGGCTGGATACGGTGTAGTCGTTCTCGATAACCTTGTGTACGGACATCGCGATTTGGTCGAACAGGTTTTACAGGTGGATTTGATTGTTGGTGATATTAACGATCGCCCCTTATTAGACGAATTATTTGCTAAGTACGACATCGCCGCTGTCATGCACTTTTCTGCATATGCATATGTGGGCGAATCTGTCACGACTCCAGATAAATATTATCGTAATAACGTCGTTGCCACGCTTACCTTACTAGAGGCAATGCAGGCTGCATCGATCGATAAATTCGTCTTCTCTTCTACTTGCGCTACCTACGGCGTACCTAAAACAGTACCGATTCCCGAAGACCATCCCCAAAGTCCAATTAATCCCTACGGTGCGACTAAATTGATGGTAGAGCGAATTTTAGCTGACTTTGATGTTGCCTATGGCTTCAAATCTGTCTGTTTTCGCTATTTTAATGCTGCTGGTGCAGATCCAACCGGATTATTAGGAGAAGACCACGATCCAGAAACTCATTTAATTCCTTTGGTACTGCAAACAGCTTTAGGTAAACGCCAGTCTGTCTCAATCTTTGGTACTGATTACGATACTCCTGATGGAACTTGTATTCGCGATTACATCCATGTTAGCGATTTAGCCGATGCTCATATTCTGGGTGTGGAATATCTGTTACAAGGTGGAGATTCAACAATTTTTAATTTAGGTAACGGTAATGGTTTTTCAGTTAGAGAAATCATCGATACTGCCAAGCAAGTTACGGGAAGAGAAATTAAAGTTGTGGAAAGCGATCGCCGCGCTGGAGATCCGCCCGCACTCGTCGGTAGTGGTGAAAAAGCCAGAAAAATTCTGGGTTGGAATCCCCAATATCCAGAGATAGATAAAATTATCAGCCATGCTTGGAACTGGCATCAAAAACGACACGCATAA